The following DNA comes from Anopheles coustani chromosome 2, idAnoCousDA_361_x.2, whole genome shotgun sequence.
ACATCGGCACTCTGTTATCAATCTATGCTAGCTTACCTGCGAGGAACGGGCGCGAGGAACTGTTATCTACACTTTCTCGCTCAGTGATGTGAGCGACACTGAGTCACAATATGTTCCAACGTAGCACATAAGTCCTTCCtacactggaggaaacaagtATGTAATCGGAAAATTTTCAAGACCAGTTTTCAGGAAATAGAGAGCTGTACCATGGTCAGTATTGATGTTTAGCTCGGTTTTAACGAAGCGATGCTGTTCCTGACCCAATTCTTCTAAATGACTTGAAAAATCAAAGAACACACgactaataaaatttaatttctataGTTTGGGTTTCATACTAACTACTTATATCTTGTAAACCCATCTTAAATTATTCTTTCTtgaaatatcttcaattgctgaacaaacaaccaaagtggtgctatttttatttcctccccgtttcatgaattatttggCTTTAACGTTATTAACAAACaaccaaagtggtgctatttttatttcctccccgtttcatgaattatttggCTTTAACGTTATTAGTCCACATTAATACGATCGTAATCCACTagaaagttgtgaaactgattgAAATAACGTGCCAAACTGGATAAAGCTCCGGTATTattggaatttaaaaaatattggcaaaaaacagggtggtgctagttttgtttcctccagtgtaCAGCTTTCTAAGTTACTTGTTTTATTCTGTGAAGAGACCTTACCTTAAAGTGTATGACGTAAGATTTGGCATTAACGTTATATGTTTCATTTGTTACAACCGTGCGCCTGAAAGAAACATTCGAGATGAAATTTTGAACGTTGGCAATAAATTTAGATCTCATAGATACTAAAAATAACCGGCAAGGTAAGGTGGTTGGGGCAGTGGAAAGTGAAGTGCTAGCTCTAACACCAAACTCGTGTTACGTCAAACGGTTGATGTGTCtgaatataaatatattttccatgTTCAAAATACTGGTTTTAGTATAATGCTTTACAttccgtttttgtttgttttggttctatTTTCACCTTTTCTTTCGTCAATTTCTTTTAGCAAACGGACCGAATGGATGCTAAACCTCGTTTCCATCAAACACATCCTTGCTCCCATAGTTTTTTCTCCCACTCACGTATAAATTACCCGGCGAAGGACGCCTAGAAAGGTCGGGAAAACGAAACCCTTCTCATATCACCAACCGATCATCTCATCGTCATAAGCAAGAGGCTTGACGAGAAGCTTCCCTTTTCCCATTACCATCATCTTCGCCACGGAGCCGTGTGAACGGAACACAGGTTGAAGCATGGAATGGCTGCTAGCGAACCCGCAGATCAACAGCACGTTCGGCTCGCTGGGCAGCTACGTCGGCGATGTGTACAAAGTGAGTGAGGACTGCTTGGTCACGCTGGAGGAGATCATCTGCAAGCTAGCGGTGGAGGATGCGACCCTGCGAACGTTCCGCCGGGCGATCGGGTTCGGGCAGAATGTCAAGAACGACATCCTGCCGCTGCTGGTGAACGCGAAGGATGCGAAGATCGTCGACACCACGATCCGGCTGCTGGTCAACCTGACCGTGCCGATCGAGTGTCTGCTGCCGGTGGACCTGGTGTCCTCGTCCGAGATCGGCCGGCACACGATCTTCGAGCTGAACAAGCTGCTGATCACGAGCAAGGAAGCGTTCACCGACTGGAAGTCGACCAAGGCGGTCATCGACTACATGAAGGGCAACCTGGAGCGCGACTCGAAGCTCTCGCTGCAGCAGTGCGACAGCGTCAACAActgtctgctgctgctgcgcaaCATCCTGCACGTGCCGGAGATGGGCCCGGGGGGTTCGCATGCCGCGCACAATACCTCCTTCCAGAACCAGATCATCTGGAACCTGTTCACGCAGAGCATCGACAAGCTGCTGATCTACCTGATGTCCTGCCCGCAGCGGGCCTACTGGGGCGTCACGATGGCGCAGCTGGTGGCGCTGATGTACAAGGATCAGCACATCAGCACGCTGCAGAAGCTGCTGAACCTGTGGTTCGAGTCGACGCTGTCCGAGAGCTCGGAGGACAACGAGAGCAACACCTCGccgccgaagcagtgcagCGGCGACTCGAGCCCGATGCTCACCTCCGACCCGACGTCCGACTCGTCCGACAATGGTGAATGTCCACGGCCGCCCTGGGGACGGTTCGTTTCCGCGCCGCAACGGCAGCGGCGGAAGCAGCACCGACCCACCGACAACATTGAACCGGCCACAGGACTTATGAACGCTATTTGCATTTTAGGCAGTGGCAAGATGCCATCGACCATGAGCAAGGAGTGTTCGTGCGAGCCGTCCGGCCAGGGGACGCGCATGGTGGCCGACTACCCGACGCAGATCATACTGTCGCGCGCGATCAAGTCGCACCAGCTGTACCACCAGGGGTCGGTTTCGCCGGgcggcagctgcagcagcggGTGCGGGGGCAGCAGCACCGGGAGCGGCAGCAACAGCCTCGGCAGCAGCTGCGGCGGTAGCAGCAAGCCGTCATCGGCGTTCTCCGGACCGCGACACCACCATGGTGACCACGGGAGGACCCCGGGCGGTCACTCAGACGCGCAGGAAGTTGGCCGAAATTTCGTATGTTCTCGTTCGCACTGTGCtgggtttttaatttattaacttttttgttgcaGACCAAAAAGTCCAAGTGCGGTAAGGGCCTTGACTCGATGGGTACAGGTGGAGTAACGTTCGCTGCGCAACCGCTGCCCCTGGACAGCCCGACCAAGGACCTGCAGTCGGTCGACGGCAGCGAGGGATCGGAAAATGGATTGGGTTCGATCGAGCAGGAACTGGCCGCGAGTCAATTGCAGCAGAACCAATCACCGCCGAACCaacggcagcaacagcagaacACTCCCAGCTCGGGAGCGACaacccagcagcaacagcaacagccacAGCAGCAAAAGCAGGGCCAGATGCTGTCGGAAAACTCCGACTGCGGCTACGGGACGCAGGTCGAGAAGGAGTCCATCTCGACGTCGAGTAACGAAGACGATTGCCCGCACCGTAAGCCCATGCACCAGAAGCCGCCGACGAACCAGAAGCAACGCTTCAATGCGGCCAACAAGCAGCGGAATCCGGTGTCGGCGCAGGAAAAGAAGGAGCTTCGCCGGAAGAAGCTGGTGAAGCGTGCCAAGAGCAACATGTAGGTATTCCGCGTGtacacttttccttttccgcccTGACCTACGCCCACTCAtaccaaccaaccatatgcTTCATACCCCGACCAGCATCACTATGAAGGGCCTGATGCACCACGTCCCGACCGACGACGACATTTCGCACATCCTGAAAGAGTTCACGGTCGATTTTCTGCTCAAAGGATACGGCCATCTGGTGCAGGAGCTGCACATGCAATTGCTGTCGGACTTGGTAAGTGGTCGCTGCCGAGGTTAGGTGCCGGCACCATTACGCAGGGTCATTACGGTAAATACGGAGGATATGCATTTCCGTTGGTTCTTCCAGCGGGGCACACAGCGTTTTACGAATTATCTTGCGCACTTTCTTTCAATTGGTATGAAATCATAAACGCTCACTTTACAACGACGTTTTACATACATTTACTCTACCATAAATGGACCATAATTAAAATGTCAAAGATTATAATAGTTTGTACTCCTTTGAAAACCAGAACATAATAGCGGACAAATTATCTTTCCTTCGTTCAAGTAGTTCCttcaataaataaagtaaacaaatacaTTTCATTTACAATACATTTTGTTACATAAACTTGAACATACGATAAAGAATGTGCATGGATCAAAATATGTATATCTTCTAAATACAAAATTGTCCTACAATGAtgtgataaacaaaacaaacatttattaaGAACAAGGCGTTTTCGAACAGTATTGAAATTTTGATGATAAAATTCATGCCtttggaaaaaatgtatttcattGCCATGACATTTGCAACacggaaaatattttaatttaatttattggaGAGATTTTGTGCttcaaaagtttcattcgTCTGTCGTTAGAAAGGACGCATGTATTCAATTATATCCAAATTTCTagtgaaaacagaaaattaattCTGAAAAACGTCACTTTCCCTCCCTCATTCCACTCGCCCAGCAAATACAAATCGATACGTCGCACTTCTTCTGGCTGGTCACGTACTTCCTGAAGTTTGCTACCCAGCTGGAGCTCGACCTGGAGCACATCAACACCGTGCTGTGCTTCGACATTATCAGCTACCTGACGTTCGAGGGCGTGATGCTAtgcgagcagctcgagcagctcAGCAGAACCGCTGAGATGGACATTAAGCCGTGCCTGCGAAGGATTCATCTGGTGAGATTTGGACTCAATGTGTTTCCCTAGTGGAGCTTCTAATGgattcttgtttttctttcactgcccggtggcaaaatcctGTACAGGTTGTTACGGCAATACGCGAGTTTCTGCAAGCGCTCGATACGTACAAAAAGAGCACGCACCTTTCAACGGTAAGGCTTTGGAGGATTATGCTTTATGTGGAAGGAATTACATTCCATCCGGTCGGGAATGCGGGAAGGGGGCACGAGTGgctcgtttatttatttgcaacaCATGCCAATTACAGGAGGACAAAGAAAAGCTCAAGCTCCTGCAGCTGCAGATAAGTGCCACGCAGGATTTGCGGAGCCTgttcgtgctgctgctgcgatgCTATAACCCCAGCATCCAGAGCCGCCAGTACCTGCAGGACCTGATCGTCACCAACCAcacgctgctggtgctgctcgaCAGTGTCCGGGAGCAGACGGGCGAAGGCGCCCCCGAGGATATGCTGTGCCATATCAAGCAGTAAGTTTTTCCATCCCCCAAGGTGCACTGATCCCCCTGGTTTAACCTCCTAACGTTCGACGATTAGATTTGCGACGGTAGAAATTATGCACCAGTACGGGTTGCTGCTGGAGGACTTCCGCGAGAATGGCGCGTTTGTAAATGATTGCATTTTTACGATGATGCACCATGTGGGCGGAGACTTGGAACAGATCAATGTGCTGTTCCAGCCGAGCATACTGAAAACGTACTCCCAGATCTGGGAAACGGAGTATGAGCTGTGCGATGTAAGTATCGGccaggatgtgtgtgtgtgtgtaaaagaAAAGGTGATGTCTAAAAGCGCCCTCCTTTAGGATTGGTCCGATTTGATCGAGTACGTGATTCACAAGTTCATCAACACACCGCAACCGGCTCCGAAGACGCTCTCCAACACGCTCCCGGACGCGATCGGTACGCAGCTCCTTTCCGGCAATCACCGGCTCGCCACCTGGACGCAGGAGGAGAAAGACTCCCTGCACTGGTACTACGTCCAATGCCGCCAGAGCAAGTGCCTGGTGGCGGACATACTGAAGCTCTTCCAGGAGAACGGCAACCAGCCGAAGACGCGGCTCTCGATCATCGAGCAGCTGCTCGAGCAGGACATTGTGACGCGCGCCCAGTACGACGAGCTGATGAAGGTGGAAAATCCGGGCCACGAGCGCAACGTGCTCACGCCGGCCCTCTCGGTCGCGTCGGGCGACACGCCGAAGGACGACGGCGTGGAACCAAAGGCGTCCACCTCGAAGGCGATCGACGACATACAGGTGTTGCGGGATCGCTTGCAGAAGGAAAACCGGGGCAAGCTGATCGCCTGGCTGCAGAAGGGGCTACTAGATTGTTGCTACGTGCGGCTGAATCAGCTGAGCACCGGCATTAACAACGCGGCCGGAGTTGGCGGGATCACCGGTGCGGTTGTCATGGAGCCCGTTTCGTACCATTGCATTTGTAAGTTGACATCATTTCTGCCGTTTGCGTCACATGGCGGTTCGAAAACCGCATCATTTATACTCGGATGTTCTATTTTGTCTGCAGTGAAAAAGCAATCTATCCCAGTGGTACCGTGGAATCAGGATCAGTTTGCGATACTGTCCTACCAGCCGTTTATTCTGCTGCTTCACAAGCTCGGGTTCCATCTGCCGGCCGACGCAAAGAAGATGTTCGTCCGCATCCCCGAGTTCTGGACCGCCGACATCCTGTACAACATTGCGCTGAAGCTGGGACCGCTGGATAAATGTAAGCCGTCGGAAATCCGGTCGGGTGGATCGAAGCCAGATCAAGTGTTTCAGCGGACAATTTAATCTGATatcttttttatctattttttcttcatcctgCCTGGTGGACGCTACACTTCTACGCTACtgctatttattttccatttttttctactttcactctcttttttctctctatctttctctttatctctctctctcttcccttctctctctctctctttctctcttttctacTGATATGCCTGCCATTTTCCCCTTGCAGCGATTCTTAAGTTCGATCTCAAGTACCTCGACCAAGTGCTCTCGATGGAAAAGCAACCAAAGGCCGACCCTTGCCCGCCAACCGATTCGCGGTTAGAGAACTTTGGATTATCAAGGTCCAGTTAGCCAAGTGTCATACCCTAAGGTTAACTACTTTCAGTTGACGTTTTAGGACGCGCCGCCGGTGCTGCCTCGCGGCTCGCCTCACATTTGCGTGGGGTGGGTGTGGGAGGATCGAGGATCGTTCGGCTGCGCTTAAAACgttcatttcaaaattatcTTCAGTTTTGTTCGTTAGTTAGTGTTCCATGTTCGTTTTGTCAATCTGAATACggcgtttatttgtttttttttgcacttcaAAATTTATATTCCAGTTTTTTATGCACATTCTACCATTGActaatatgtttttcgtaattgGTAATCATTTCTAATAAGAACATTGTTTCATTGATTAACCAGCTGGCGTTGCTTGACGGCAGCACATTCATAACTAATGCATTTTAGATTCTCATTTCAGATTTATGATGGagatattgtttttattcagttGCGTTTATAGACCACTTTATTGTTGAATATTAAATGTCTTATACTCTTGTTTATGATATCTTAGTTTTATCAAATTTGCATTaaagaaattttcaatttaattcagTTATTTATATGGTGGTTCATTAATCTTAAATTACATATTTGGCTGCACTCAATAAGATGTCTAACCAGTGCATTGAAACATCCTTAGCAAAACCAGTTATTCATTGAAATAATCTTCTACTGAGCGAAATGTTTCTCAGTTTTAGTCAGTcacaaagtttttaaaattgcataggtttgtttgttattgaatAAGTTAGTTTATCATCTTGTAATggataatttttctttcgagAAAACTCTAGCTCGTCTAGCGAGGGATTTTTGTACCAAATATTCTTACAACTTTGCACAACAACAAGTACCTTATTAATCTATTAGACCTATCCGGAGCTCATCATTCATTTTGTCGTGGGCGAAGGATCCACGCTCACCCGAGTCTCCCGTTTATCCCTCAGCCCGCTATTAGACAATCATTTATCACCATGCCGTCAAATAATGCCAGCTGCCAAACTTTGCGCCCCCTTCCCATGGGCCAGCGATTGATAACGTTTCCCTATATCttttcatcccccatctcatCGACATAAAACAGATTTGCCGCCCCAGCAATTGCGAGCAACTGGTTGGACGTCGTAATGCGAAACAAGGCAGCCCAAAGGTAGGCTGGCGAAAGGGAAACATTTGAGGAGTTATGAGTGATGGGTGGTGGCTCGCACGGGAGGATACTCATTAGTGTAATTGATGCGTCCTTGCGCACAAGTGGGGTGGTCCTGTTCCGATAATCGGGATTTAGGCGAACCAAGGGCAATCGTATCTCATTTCTGTGGAAGAAATTTTGGCTCTCCTTTGGGAGTCGGTCCATTATCCGCGCCATTAATTGCTTCGATTGATCCGGAACGCGTGCGTTAATTGTAATCCGATTTGTGTTCTCTTCTCTCCCCCATTTGCCCGGCGATGCTTCCGCAGCAAGCGCAAGCTAGACCTGCCCGGCCCTGCAAAGGTCACCGAGACGCCAAACGTCACGCACCCGAGTGCCGCGCTGGCCGGCAAGTCGGTCGTTCCGACGAAAATGCTGCACGACCTTTCGATCATCGTCGAGACaaacgacggcgacggcgacggcgagCTGGCGGAGGACGACGATGGGCTCGACTGCTCGGAGGTGCCGGTGCTGGAGGAGCACGACGTCGTCAGGTAGGTTTCCCGATGGCCAAGAATTTCGTTCGCCAGTTCGCCTGCCTACTATCAGCCCGAGGGTAAACTATTCGCTCGAGGAGCAATTTTCCAGTGCGAATCGATTCGGCCGCGGTGGCCGCCAGTCGGAACGGCGGTTCGCTTTGCTTGTGTTTTACCCGGCCACGTGTCTTATGCTGCACGCACGAGAAGGCCAAACATGGGCGGCCAAACAGTTCAGTTTGAGCTCGGCAATTGGCCGCCCCGTTCGCTTCAATGTAACGTCGTGTAAGGTCAGCCTCGCAGCCCCCTGTGCCTCCGAAGGCCCTACCCCCCCTCCCTCGGTGGTGACTCACATAACATGGGTTTGCTTTCACATAAAGTAACATTTTTTCGCTTCAGCTCCGGGGAGatcaaaacacatttatcaCACGTGGCGTTTCACGCGTCAAATGATCGATCGGACGGACATGCTCGTTGGTCCGTTTAGGTACCGTTTTTTCCACCGCCCTTCCCCAGTGGACCTTCCCTCGCAAAGTCAAGAACGAATGAGTTCCAACCAGACGTCCAGAAGTGACCGATGTTGTTTCATGCGCGGATTGAAATGTTCATTTAATGGTGATTTATTTCCAATAATTCGATTGACTCCACGATCGAGCCCGCAAGTAGCAGGGTTCGGTCGTGTTGAACGCGATGTGATTTACGGGCTCGCAAGCATAAGCATAATTGATTGCTGATCGTGTTTCCACCGCCGGACGCTGGAAGCAGAAGGattgtaaaataatgtttcccTAATTGATTGtaaaagtgtgtgtttgtgcgactGGTGTTAATCACTCCAACACCTTGGCAATTGGAACGTTTTTCACTAGTCTGCCTCCCTGTTTTTAACCCCTTTAcctttccttgtttttccccACCATTCCAGCGCCTGCGAGACAGCATCCGTTGCGTCCGACCTGACGCGTATGTACGTgagcgacgaggacgacaaacacgacatcGTGCCCCCGATACTCTAGAAAGGATATTCGGATGTCAATCATGGGCCGCTCATCCCCCCCAACCCTGGTGGCTGGCGCTGGCATTAAGGGGACCGTGGAatacgaaaaacaaatttccgcACATCAGCTTCGTCCATTCCCAGTTTGATGCTGTCGTTCTAAGTTAGAAACTACATCcagaaacaactttttacgtcGCATTTCCTCCACGCGAACTCGTCGCGATGGAAAAGTTCAGATCAAAAGGAAAGGATTCCCGTTTCACGAAATGCAATATGGTGAGATAGAAAGGAAGGATTTCATCCCATTCATCCAGTATTTTGCTTTGCGCGGCCTTGGTTGCACAACGCACATGTAATTTCCGATGTCATGTCAACCAAAAACCACTGGCAAAACTAGTGCAATTCCCACAGCGGGGAACACCCGGTGTCTGCATCGCTCGATGAAACTAGTCCTGTTCAAAACGGGATCGAAAACTCCGCTAGGAAATTGACGGCACGAACGTTGTATCTCACTGTAGAGATTTAGATAAGCCGAAACATTTACCGTTCCATTCCAAGAGTGGGTTAGCTAAGCTAAATTGTACTGCAAGAGtacaaaactaattaaaacatttggtCACTGTAACCTTTTAAATTGACCCCTGCTTTAGAGGTGCCATTAGATGGTACTCGATGGTGTCTGTTGTTCTCTTCACTGAGCACTAAAGAaactatttgaaacaaaaaaaaaaacaaaacaggtgTATCTAAATGTTTAATGATGTTGCTCTCGATCGGCTGTTGAAACACAAAATTGGAAATTGCAACTGCGCCATCGGTTGCAGTCGGAAAGAGAAAACTAAATCGTTGACAGTGTAATGGTGTTGCAAAGGTTTACAGATTAAGGAAGCAAGTGGGCCACGGGAATAATGGGCGATGGTTATCGATTTAAGAATTTTATTCAATCCGTGTTTACACTGGGACACATTGTGTTACCCATTTTTAATGTGTCTCATCCGGCAAGCCGAAGGTGTACCGCAACGTGTAATGCTGGAAGGCTGTGCTGGGGAGGGAGGAATAGGAAAATTACAAAGACTGTAAGGAACGGGGAACCAATTAAAGTGCATTTTGAAAGTTttcttaaaaaacaaaaattaataaaagtaaaaaacaggTGCAGCAGAGACTGCAAAACTCGGATGGTTCGATTCATTCGCATGATGGATTTGGGAAAACAGTATAAGAGTTATATAAGTTTGCTAAAAGTCAGAACCGTCATCGGTGATAAGCATACAGGAAAATAAAGGATATATATGTTTCGAAACTTTTTCTCCTCGATCCTCCACACAGCCACGTTTTGGAAGCCGAACCGGTGAGCGGACACGCGTAAAAGCAAgtggaaaacaacgaaaattaaTGAGATTGTTAGACGGGGCCAAGCCTCGTAATGGAAAAGGGATGAAGTCCGCTCCCGACTAAcgcagatgatgatgaggctGTCGAGTCAATGTTTGATAAGCTTACGaaacaaatcaatcacaaTATGATGAAAATGTAGAGCTTTTCCTACTTCACGGAAGCAAGCAGCACGCTATCCTCTGGGAGGGTAGTGTGTGTTTTAAGATTATATACGATAAGTTACAAGCAAGAGAAACATAAATGTAGTTATTTGTGGAAGTGAACGCTGTATTTTACTACTACAATTCCGAAACTGTGCGATTGGGTAAGATTTTAAGTGTTTTAttcttaaaataattttctccaGCCTGTGTTCACGAGTGGAAATTACGTTCCGAGAGTTTCAAACGCTATCcagcttgaatgtgtttactCAACAAATATTTATGAGACCAACTGGGACGGTAAATAAATGTTTCCCAAGCATGTAATGTCTTGTTGCTACAAACTGTCGCCTCAAATCAGTGCCTGCCATCGTAAACGTGCGCCACCGACATGAAGGTTCAATATTTTCCGACCGCCTCAGaatggaaggaagaaaaacgacatacacacaaacacacacacacacacacacacacacacacacacacacacacacacacacacacacacacacacacaattggCCCGGTAGTTCTCGAGAGTGTAAATATTGACCGAATGAAAGCCAACCGTACCTTCCCGACCGACGGACGTGGTCCGCTCTTTTTTATCTGATCCCAGCGCGACAAGTAATTTCTCCATCTTTCGCCACCATCGAAGACCACGGCCAGGCCCCTCGAGGGGggaagaatttgttttcctcgcCTACCTTGTTGGTAGAcactttttgcttttccttctcccTTACTCGATACCGAGCACTGGGGCAACATGTGTTCCAAGGTGGAACTTATTCGCCATTCGGGGTTTTCGGGGACTTGGCGACTCCGTGGCGAGAGTGTTACGGTTTTTTTCTTACCCCGGGAAAAGGGTCAGAGGGCTACGGTGGCCACGGTCTAATTGAAAAGTCGTGACCGTTCGGTGGTTCGATTCGTCGAAATGTCAACGTACATCTAAAATCGCATGCTAATGACCCTTGTGCAGTGGGTATCTGATATTGGGTGAACCGGGTGAACTGGAGTGACCCACGGTGGACACACGGTCtggaaaagaagggaaaaatcacACACAGCTTAATAACGAACCGGTGTTGCGAAATGGATAAATGGAAGTATCAGAACCCTAGCTCCGTTGAGGTTTCCCAAgagtttttcttccgatgACACGATATAGCTGCAGGTGATGAGGGCATACAGCTGCGGGCCAACTAACGAGCGTCGCTGGCAATGCCGGCACCTAATCTCGGGTAAAAGCATCGAACGAATGTATTACGACATACGACACGCGAAACTCCTTCGGAAGGTAGTACTGGGTAACGCGAAGGTCTTGCACTATTTTCCTCTGGCACAATTTGAGGCGGAAAAATAGGTTACGGGAAGCCAATCAAGCCGTCCGTTAGATTTCGACGGCCGGACAAAATGAAGAACGAACCATCGAGTCCTTTACTCTTCTCACTCACCTCTTGTTGCCTTCGATTTTGTTTGTACTTTTACGATCGACTCGTTACCGTTTTGTGATAGCTGGCTCGTGTCGGGCGGGCAATTAACCGAAGATCAAGATCACATCCGATCGCTTTGCTTTCCCTTACCTCCGCCGTGTCCACCCCGTTTGCCACCGCTGGGTGATGCTTGTCGAATTGTTCGTGCATTATTTATGAAGCCGCTAAACCGCGTCAACCGGATTCGAACACACCGGGTGGTGTGGGGCGGATCGAATTCGGCAACCGGTTGCGCAATGGCGGACGCGCCACGGTGGCTCAGTTTGATCGATGCCTGCCAGCGGTTACGAGCGATTTGTGCAAAGAAAGCGCCCGGCCCGCCCCGTCCGGACGCTTGGACGGTGAACTTGAACTACACGGTCGTTGTGGTCCAGTTGGCCGGCGGGCACTTTCCGCCCGGCATGATCATCCTTCCAGTACGCCGGAGTGACACCGATTCCGGTAGTTACTTTGATGAGTTTTACCTTCTACTGcaagagagaaggaaaaaaaaaggtgaagtcAACGGTTGGGAAACCGAAAGCATAACGAGGTATGGGATTTTTAACACCCAAACCACCTGCTGCCCGGGGGTTTTCGGTGGAATGTTTTGGGAAAACTTGTCACCTCTGTGGGAACGGGATTTATTGGTCGCACCCTGAAGGGATTGACAAGACGAAAGGCGAAGGTCAGACGAGACACTTGTCCGCCATCGCCACGGAACCGTCGCAAGGTGTGGTGCCCACGTTCTGCGCCACATCGTGTGCGTATGGAAAACCGATCGCCTCCCCGCCGTCCAGCCAATTGGGTGCGCAATAATTAAGCAGAATAAATCAACGAACTTTCGCGAGCCACGACCAGACCAGGCGTCTTGGCGTCGGGGGATCGGTTGGCACGATCGCAAAAGACCCTTCTTGACGGACGCAACGATCGGGCGAAGTCACGGAGTGAATGCTGGCTGGGCTAATCATGGCCGGCCGTATGACTTCGTGTTGCAC
Coding sequences within:
- the LOC131266157 gene encoding protein timeless, with translation MEWLLANPQINSTFGSLGSYVGDVYKVSEDCLVTLEEIICKLAVEDATLRTFRRAIGFGQNVKNDILPLLVNAKDAKIVDTTIRLLVNLTVPIECLLPVDLVSSSEIGRHTIFELNKLLITSKEAFTDWKSTKAVIDYMKGNLERDSKLSLQQCDSVNNCLLLLRNILHVPEMGPGGSHAAHNTSFQNQIIWNLFTQSIDKLLIYLMSCPQRAYWGVTMAQLVALMYKDQHISTLQKLLNLWFESTLSESSEDNESNTSPPKQCSGDSSPMLTSDPTSDSSDNGSGKMPSTMSKECSCEPSGQGTRMVADYPTQIILSRAIKSHQLYHQGSVSPGGSCSSGCGGSSTGSGSNSLGSSCGGSSKPSSAFSGPRHHHGDHGRTPGGHSDAQEVGRNFTKKSKCGKGLDSMGTGGVTFAAQPLPLDSPTKDLQSVDGSEGSENGLGSIEQELAASQLQQNQSPPNQRQQQQNTPSSGATTQQQQQQPQQQKQGQMLSENSDCGYGTQVEKESISTSSNEDDCPHRKPMHQKPPTNQKQRFNAANKQRNPVSAQEKKELRRKKLVKRAKSNIITMKGLMHHVPTDDDISHILKEFTVDFLLKGYGHLVQELHMQLLSDLQIQIDTSHFFWLVTYFLKFATQLELDLEHINTVLCFDIISYLTFEGVMLCEQLEQLSRTAEMDIKPCLRRIHLVVTAIREFLQALDTYKKSTHLSTEDKEKLKLLQLQISATQDLRSLFVLLLRCYNPSIQSRQYLQDLIVTNHTLLVLLDSVREQTGEGAPEDMLCHIKQFATVEIMHQYGLLLEDFRENGAFVNDCIFTMMHHVGGDLEQINVLFQPSILKTYSQIWETEYELCDDWSDLIEYVIHKFINTPQPAPKTLSNTLPDAIGTQLLSGNHRLATWTQEEKDSLHWYYVQCRQSKCLVADILKLFQENGNQPKTRLSIIEQLLEQDIVTRAQYDELMKVENPGHERNVLTPALSVASGDTPKDDGVEPKASTSKAIDDIQVLRDRLQKENRGKLIAWLQKGLLDCCYVRLNQLSTGINNAAGVGGITGAVVMEPVSYHCILKKQSIPVVPWNQDQFAILSYQPFILLLHKLGFHLPADAKKMFVRIPEFWTADILYNIALKLGPLDKSILKFDLKYLDQVLSMEKQPKADPCPPTDSRLENFGLSRFAAPAIASNWLDVVMRNKAAQSKRKLDLPGPAKVTETPNVTHPSAALAGKSVVPTKMLHDLSIIVETNDGDGDGELAEDDDGLDCSEVPVLEEHDVVSACETASVASDLTRMYVSDEDDKHDIVPPIL